In Rariglobus hedericola, the following proteins share a genomic window:
- a CDS encoding sialidase family protein, translating to MSQANPSVLIAKPSIEVVPGQIIYHRKTNTGEYIGSPSIAILPDGAYVASHDVFGPGTTEHSSGVSFVYRSEDCGVTWRNVARIEPAFWSNLFVHTGALYLFGTTHHHGLVVIRRSDDGGFTWTQPKDECSGLLTAKGHFHTGPMPMLMHRERIWRAVENAGDGGAWGERYLPMLMSSPVDADLLCSESWTCTRPMAHSTTWLGGAFVGMLEGNAVLTPAGAVGNLLRVACPDGEKAALAVLSADGAELKFSPDSGFVDLPGGAAKFTVRYDAESGRYWTLSNWVPPRYEGSGNASLVRNTLALLCSANLRDWELRAVVLHHPDAKRHGFQYVDWLADGDDLVAVSRTGHDDAWGGALKAHDANYLTFHRVSRFRTLTPGDSSVSVDELKTPAL from the coding sequence ATGTCGCAAGCCAATCCGAGCGTATTGATCGCCAAACCGAGTATCGAAGTCGTGCCCGGTCAGATTATTTATCACCGTAAAACAAATACCGGAGAGTATATAGGCTCTCCGAGTATCGCGATCCTGCCCGATGGTGCCTACGTGGCTTCGCACGATGTGTTCGGACCGGGCACGACGGAGCACTCATCGGGGGTTTCGTTTGTTTATCGCAGCGAGGATTGCGGAGTGACGTGGCGGAATGTGGCACGGATCGAGCCGGCGTTTTGGTCTAATCTGTTTGTGCACACCGGTGCGCTTTATCTGTTCGGGACGACGCATCATCACGGCCTCGTGGTCATCCGGCGCAGCGACGACGGAGGGTTCACGTGGACGCAGCCGAAGGACGAGTGCTCGGGGTTGCTTACCGCGAAGGGACATTTTCACACCGGGCCAATGCCGATGCTTATGCATCGCGAAAGAATCTGGCGCGCGGTGGAAAATGCCGGAGACGGCGGTGCGTGGGGCGAGCGTTATTTGCCGATGCTGATGTCGTCTCCGGTCGATGCGGATCTGTTGTGCAGCGAGAGCTGGACCTGCACGCGGCCGATGGCGCATTCGACAACGTGGTTGGGCGGGGCGTTTGTCGGCATGTTGGAAGGCAACGCGGTGCTCACTCCGGCGGGTGCGGTTGGCAACTTGTTGCGCGTGGCTTGCCCGGACGGGGAGAAGGCGGCTCTGGCGGTGTTGTCGGCGGACGGTGCGGAGCTGAAATTTTCTCCCGACAGCGGCTTTGTCGATTTGCCGGGAGGGGCGGCGAAATTCACGGTGCGATACGATGCGGAGAGCGGACGTTACTGGACGTTGTCCAACTGGGTGCCCCCGCGTTACGAGGGCAGCGGCAACGCGTCGCTGGTGCGCAACACTCTCGCGCTGCTCTGCTCGGCGAATCTGCGCGATTGGGAATTGCGTGCCGTGGTGTTGCATCACCCGGATGCGAAACGACACGGCTTCCAATACGTGGACTGGCTCGCTGACGGCGACGACCTCGTGGCTGTGTCGCGCACCGGTCATGACGATGCCTGGGGCGGCGCGCTCAAGGCGCATGACGCGAACTATCTCACTTTTCACCGGGTATCCCGATTCCGGACCCTCACGCCGGGGGACTCGTCGGTATCCGTGGACGAACTTAAAACACCCGCCTTATGA
- a CDS encoding helix-turn-helix domain-containing protein → MESFHALPTGGMTRSAQIHRSWGMINQNREKTFRRLKVFSLVYLLEGEGLFSDERGKTDQPIRAGDLLCLFPDVGHVYCPLPGTRWNEINIEFSGPAFSAWTGTDLLDPAEPIRRLAPMDYWLGRFHESVLPLAKKGLEPALADTGRLIALIAEMCSTWIRPHSDHAMEWIHTARAWLIDLPTTVPLNLVEAAKALGLGEQAYRKKFKRLCGVSPTTFRSRHLIEQACHELCGTDRGIKDIAYSLGFRTEFYFFRRFRQITGLSPGEYRRRATQ, encoded by the coding sequence ATGGAATCGTTCCACGCCCTCCCGACGGGCGGCATGACGCGGAGCGCGCAGATCCATCGCAGCTGGGGCATGATCAACCAGAACCGCGAAAAAACCTTCCGCCGGCTGAAAGTCTTCTCGTTGGTTTATCTGCTGGAGGGCGAAGGACTCTTTTCAGATGAACGCGGCAAAACCGACCAGCCCATCCGCGCAGGCGACCTGCTCTGCCTGTTTCCCGATGTCGGTCACGTTTATTGTCCGCTCCCCGGAACCCGCTGGAACGAGATCAACATCGAGTTTTCAGGCCCCGCCTTCAGCGCCTGGACCGGCACCGACCTGCTGGATCCCGCCGAGCCGATCCGGCGGCTCGCACCGATGGATTATTGGCTGGGTCGTTTCCATGAAAGCGTGCTGCCACTCGCAAAAAAAGGCCTCGAGCCCGCGCTCGCAGACACGGGCCGGCTGATCGCATTGATTGCCGAGATGTGTTCAACGTGGATCCGTCCCCACTCGGATCACGCCATGGAGTGGATCCACACCGCGCGTGCCTGGTTGATCGATCTTCCGACCACCGTCCCGCTCAACTTGGTAGAAGCCGCCAAGGCCCTCGGTCTCGGCGAGCAGGCATATCGAAAAAAATTCAAACGTCTGTGCGGCGTTTCGCCGACCACCTTTCGCTCGCGCCATCTCATCGAGCAGGCCTGCCATGAACTGTGTGGCACCGATCGAGGCATCAAGGACATCGCTTACTCGCTCGGCTTTCGCACCGAGTTCTACTTCTTCCGCCGCTTCCGCCAAATAACCGGGCTCTCCCCGGGCGAATATCGCCGCCGGGCGACACAGTAA
- a CDS encoding polysaccharide deacetylase family protein: MLRITPLALALSFVVLALCARAAVGDARVAKWKDDRTASFLLMLDDGWPGQVEVAIPELQKRGLTATFYMVPDKGEYKVYAAKWAEAEKGGGVVYGVHTMTHQGVTDLENARWEFGECARIIREELQAGGKPGRLLSFAQPGGVKHWNITPDQFQSLLKEFNLIDRPPFKGHGAVYHWKTLEEMTALAEKAITARDKSHLILHGVERIGVNYQDFWALKQDVFFPLLDYLKAKQDSRELWVTDHITQHQYETQRDAATVNTLKVIGNAIQLDLKCTANPALYDLPLTLVVEVPAAWRECNISQRATQSRATAANGKLIFDAAPHGPPISIWPVTP; the protein is encoded by the coding sequence ATGCTCCGCATCACCCCACTCGCCCTCGCCCTTTCGTTCGTAGTCCTCGCATTGTGCGCCCGTGCCGCCGTCGGCGACGCCCGTGTCGCCAAGTGGAAAGACGACCGCACCGCATCGTTCCTGCTCATGCTCGACGACGGCTGGCCCGGACAGGTTGAGGTCGCCATCCCCGAGCTCCAAAAACGCGGGCTCACCGCGACATTCTACATGGTGCCCGACAAGGGTGAATACAAAGTCTACGCCGCCAAGTGGGCCGAGGCCGAGAAAGGCGGCGGCGTGGTTTACGGCGTGCACACCATGACTCACCAGGGCGTCACCGATCTCGAAAACGCCCGCTGGGAATTCGGCGAGTGCGCCCGCATCATCCGCGAAGAACTGCAGGCCGGCGGCAAGCCCGGCCGCCTCCTCTCCTTCGCCCAGCCCGGCGGCGTGAAACACTGGAACATCACTCCCGACCAATTCCAGTCCCTGCTCAAGGAGTTCAACCTCATCGACCGCCCCCCGTTCAAAGGCCACGGCGCGGTCTATCATTGGAAGACGCTTGAGGAAATGACCGCGCTGGCCGAGAAGGCCATCACCGCGCGCGACAAGAGCCACCTCATCCTTCACGGAGTCGAGCGCATCGGCGTCAACTATCAGGATTTTTGGGCGCTCAAGCAGGACGTCTTTTTCCCGCTCCTCGATTATTTGAAGGCCAAGCAGGACAGCCGCGAGTTGTGGGTCACCGATCACATCACGCAGCACCAATACGAAACCCAGCGCGACGCCGCGACCGTCAACACGCTCAAAGTCATCGGCAACGCCATCCAGCTCGACCTCAAGTGCACCGCCAACCCCGCGCTTTACGATCTACCGCTCACGCTCGTCGTCGAAGTTCCGGCCGCGTGGCGCGAGTGCAATATTTCCCAACGCGCCACGCAGTCCCGCGCCACCGCCGCCAACGGAAAACTCATCTTCGACGCGGCACCACACGGCCCGCCCATCAGCATTTGGCCCGTCACGCCCTGA
- a CDS encoding helix-turn-helix transcriptional regulator, translated as MAQITKKIAKSIEAVAALVPLARGLGRPEDFYRGRKHEGWGLPDNILLFHERGARAMRSKDGARHFHHRNVLVFPLQGDGRIVVNGRTFALGPGRCALIRAYQFHHFTGFSSGEVDWLIITFEGESAHGEGTVFRSESDRFWADLDCLLEEFRGGANTDRGGFRLACRLALLLEELSAAAPVRAENRGKAGGGEDLLLKVHALISADMGRMISIDKMARHLGISASHLRARFRKGTGKSLGEFQREVRLQKAAELLAQTDATVAEVGEACGWESPFTFSRAFRRYWGRPPKRFSMFARGR; from the coding sequence ATGGCTCAAATAACGAAAAAAATAGCAAAATCGATTGAGGCTGTCGCTGCCCTGGTTCCGCTCGCCCGGGGTCTTGGGCGGCCGGAGGACTTCTATCGCGGACGGAAACACGAAGGGTGGGGCCTGCCGGATAATATCCTGCTGTTTCATGAACGGGGGGCGCGGGCGATGCGCAGCAAGGATGGCGCACGGCATTTTCACCACAGAAACGTATTGGTTTTTCCGTTACAGGGTGACGGACGGATCGTGGTCAACGGACGCACATTCGCCCTTGGGCCTGGTCGGTGCGCGTTGATCCGTGCGTATCAATTCCATCATTTCACCGGGTTTTCTTCGGGCGAGGTGGACTGGCTGATCATCACGTTTGAGGGCGAGAGCGCCCATGGGGAGGGAACGGTCTTCAGGTCGGAGTCGGACCGCTTTTGGGCGGATTTGGACTGTTTACTCGAAGAGTTTCGAGGCGGCGCGAATACGGACAGAGGTGGTTTCCGGCTGGCATGCAGGCTGGCCTTGCTGCTGGAGGAGCTGTCTGCGGCGGCGCCCGTTCGGGCGGAAAATCGCGGCAAGGCCGGTGGAGGCGAAGACCTGCTGCTAAAGGTTCACGCCCTAATCTCCGCCGACATGGGGCGGATGATTTCCATCGATAAAATGGCGCGGCACCTGGGGATTTCCGCGAGTCACCTGCGCGCGCGGTTCCGGAAAGGAACGGGGAAAAGTCTGGGCGAATTTCAGCGAGAAGTGCGCCTGCAAAAAGCGGCGGAGTTACTCGCGCAAACCGATGCAACGGTCGCTGAAGTGGGCGAGGCCTGTGGATGGGAGTCGCCGTTCACCTTCAGCCGGGCGTTCCGCCGTTATTGGGGACGGCCGCCGAAGCGGTTTTCGATGTTTGCGCGCGGGCGTTAA
- a CDS encoding beta strand repeat-containing protein, translating to MKNPMNNPTAQPNGRRFLMPLLMISLSGAGVAIAQTFNWTPTAGGTYAWNDVASNWTSGFPNGTDVIADFSTDIAANQTVSLNEAITVGALTLNDTGASGDSNFTIQTGTAGSLNFQVSTGNATVTNGSGANVISAPVTLTSNTAFNISTGTTLTLSGAVGGAGTLTQSTGTGTLVLSGANNYTGATTVNAGVLKISNAASLGGTAAGTSVLGGTAGGGLQIEGGITVADETLTISSGASGSANALRSLSGDNSWTGTITIQHNNNNIITVDAGTLTLGDIVTVTGSGRIAAFQGAGNTVVQGVISGPGSVSRSSGSGGVTTLEGLNTYTGSTSVTQGTLSIKTLANSGSASGIGASGTINLQGGTLRYTGTGHSTDRLFTLAGGTNTVSKIEANGSGAMTWANTGAILHGVVDRNFTLKLGGTSTEANTLASAITDNGTGIVSLTKEDAGRWVISGANTFDGATTVTGGTLALGANNALSATSAITLSAGTIDLQTFSSSAASLGFAGGANLKFSLGTPENSTALLALTGNLTKSGSGLYTLDFSGTGQAGTYNLISYAGTSFASTSDFTIANLGTGLDAVLSLGSGNLSLTLTTSGIPEPSSFALIAGVLMLGVATIGSRRRG from the coding sequence ATGAAAAATCCCATGAACAACCCCACCGCTCAACCCAACGGACGGCGCTTTCTTATGCCGCTCCTGATGATTTCCCTGTCCGGCGCAGGTGTCGCGATAGCCCAGACCTTCAACTGGACGCCGACCGCCGGAGGGACATACGCGTGGAACGACGTTGCGAGCAACTGGACCAGCGGCTTCCCGAACGGGACAGACGTCATCGCCGATTTTTCGACGGATATCGCCGCGAACCAGACGGTCTCATTGAACGAGGCGATCACGGTTGGCGCGCTTACGCTGAATGACACGGGGGCAAGCGGTGACAGCAATTTCACGATCCAGACGGGCACGGCCGGCAGTCTGAATTTCCAGGTTTCCACCGGTAACGCGACAGTGACGAACGGCAGCGGTGCCAACGTGATCTCCGCGCCTGTTACGCTGACGAGCAACACTGCGTTTAATATCTCCACGGGCACCACACTCACGCTCTCGGGTGCGGTGGGCGGTGCGGGCACACTCACGCAGTCCACGGGCACCGGCACGCTGGTGCTTTCAGGGGCCAACAACTACACGGGCGCGACGACGGTGAATGCGGGCGTGTTAAAAATCTCCAATGCAGCCTCTCTGGGCGGAACCGCGGCGGGCACCAGCGTGCTCGGCGGCACTGCGGGCGGCGGGTTGCAAATCGAGGGGGGCATCACGGTCGCCGACGAGACGCTTACGATCTCCTCGGGTGCCAGTGGTTCGGCCAATGCCCTGCGCAGCTTGAGCGGAGACAATAGCTGGACCGGCACGATCACGATTCAGCACAACAATAATAACATCATCACGGTCGATGCGGGCACGCTGACCCTGGGCGACATCGTCACGGTTACGGGATCCGGCCGCATCGCGGCCTTTCAGGGCGCGGGCAACACGGTGGTGCAAGGCGTGATCAGTGGACCTGGTTCCGTGTCGCGCAGCAGCGGATCGGGTGGTGTCACTACTCTGGAAGGACTCAACACCTACACGGGAAGCACCTCGGTGACGCAGGGAACGCTGAGCATCAAGACGCTGGCCAACAGTGGATCCGCGAGCGGCATCGGCGCATCGGGCACGATCAATTTGCAGGGGGGAACCTTGCGCTACACGGGCACGGGGCATTCGACGGACCGCTTGTTCACGCTGGCTGGCGGCACCAACACGGTATCCAAAATCGAAGCCAACGGCAGCGGTGCGATGACGTGGGCCAACACGGGCGCGATTCTTCACGGTGTCGTGGACCGCAATTTCACGCTCAAACTGGGCGGCACCAGCACGGAGGCGAACACGCTGGCGTCCGCGATCACCGACAACGGGACCGGCATCGTGAGTCTCACCAAGGAAGACGCGGGTCGCTGGGTGATCTCGGGAGCCAACACGTTTGACGGCGCGACCACCGTGACCGGCGGCACATTGGCGCTGGGGGCGAACAACGCGTTGTCCGCAACGAGTGCGATCACGTTGTCGGCCGGCACGATCGACCTGCAGACCTTCAGCAGCTCGGCGGCCTCGCTGGGGTTCGCCGGTGGGGCGAATCTGAAGTTCAGTCTCGGCACGCCGGAGAACTCGACGGCGTTGCTGGCGTTGACCGGAAATCTGACGAAGAGCGGCAGCGGACTCTACACGCTGGATTTTTCGGGAACGGGGCAGGCGGGCACTTATAACCTGATTAGTTACGCGGGAACCTCGTTCGCGTCCACGAGCGACTTCACGATTGCCAACCTGGGGACCGGACTCGACGCCGTGCTCTCGCTGGGCTCCGGCAACCTGAGCCTGACGTTGACCACGAGTGGGATTCCCGAGCCATCGTCGTTCGCGTTGATCGCGGGTGTTCTGATGTTGGGAGTGGCGACAATCGGCTCGCGCCGTCGCGGTTGA
- a CDS encoding FGGY-family carbohydrate kinase, producing MTDPICLGIDVGTGSARAGLFTPRGRMLASASHPIRMWKPEPDFVEQSSDDIWRACCLAVREALEKSGVAPEQVCGVGFDATCSLVVLDDKSRPVTVSPTGKAAQNVIVWMDHRAKGQASRINRTRHAVLKYVGGAISPEMQTPKLLWLKETMPETWRRAAAFFDLPDFLTYRATGDDTRSLCSTVCKWTYLGQRGGEGQGWDAGYFREIGLGDLAGEGFRRIGTRIRPMGEPAGCGLTEQSARELGLVAGTPVGVSVIDAHAGGLGMLGASLKGKTDLRGRLALIGGTSSCHMAVAKQPRFIRGIWGPYFSAMIPGLWLAEGGQSATGALVDHVIFSHPASADMMKLAKRNKRTIYEELNVRLEAMVGAERVLFPAALTRDLHVQPDFHGNRSPRADASLRGVIAGFSLSKDADDLARLYLATIQAVAYGTRHIIEEMNKAGHGIRSIFICGGGAKNPVFLREHADITGCELILPAEPEAVLLGAAVLGAVASGEWPSVEKAIAMMNVAGRRIRPKGGKTGAYHDLKYKVFHRMHADFKACRRLMAPAAGG from the coding sequence ATGACGGATCCAATCTGTCTGGGCATTGATGTCGGCACCGGCAGTGCACGCGCGGGTCTCTTCACTCCGCGTGGGCGGATGTTGGCATCGGCGAGTCACCCGATTCGTATGTGGAAACCGGAGCCGGATTTCGTCGAACAGTCTTCCGACGATATCTGGCGGGCATGCTGCCTGGCGGTGCGCGAGGCGTTGGAGAAAAGCGGAGTGGCGCCGGAGCAGGTGTGCGGAGTGGGCTTCGACGCGACCTGTTCCCTAGTGGTGCTTGATGACAAGAGCCGTCCCGTGACGGTCAGTCCGACGGGGAAAGCCGCGCAAAATGTCATTGTATGGATGGATCATCGCGCAAAGGGGCAGGCCTCGCGGATCAATCGAACGCGACACGCGGTGCTCAAGTATGTCGGCGGCGCAATCTCTCCGGAGATGCAGACGCCGAAGCTGCTTTGGTTGAAGGAAACCATGCCGGAAACCTGGAGACGTGCGGCGGCATTTTTTGATCTGCCGGATTTTCTCACGTATCGGGCCACCGGTGACGACACGCGTTCGTTGTGTTCCACGGTCTGCAAGTGGACCTATCTCGGTCAGCGCGGCGGCGAGGGGCAGGGGTGGGATGCGGGCTATTTTCGTGAGATCGGGCTCGGCGATCTTGCCGGCGAAGGATTCCGCCGCATCGGCACCCGTATTCGCCCGATGGGCGAGCCGGCAGGCTGTGGATTGACCGAGCAATCGGCGCGGGAACTCGGGCTCGTCGCCGGGACACCGGTGGGCGTGTCGGTGATCGACGCCCATGCAGGAGGGCTCGGCATGCTTGGCGCATCGCTAAAAGGGAAAACTGATCTCCGCGGACGTCTCGCGCTGATTGGCGGAACCTCGTCATGCCACATGGCCGTGGCGAAGCAGCCGCGCTTCATCCGTGGAATTTGGGGACCTTATTTTTCCGCGATGATTCCCGGTCTCTGGCTTGCGGAGGGCGGACAGTCGGCCACGGGCGCGTTGGTGGATCACGTGATTTTTTCGCATCCCGCTTCCGCGGACATGATGAAGCTCGCGAAGCGCAACAAGCGGACGATTTACGAGGAGCTGAACGTGCGGCTCGAAGCAATGGTCGGGGCTGAGCGGGTATTATTTCCGGCCGCGTTGACGAGAGACCTGCACGTGCAGCCTGATTTTCACGGCAATCGTTCCCCGCGCGCGGATGCTTCGCTGCGGGGGGTGATTGCGGGATTTTCTTTGTCGAAGGATGCTGACGATCTTGCCCGGCTTTATCTGGCGACCATCCAGGCGGTGGCTTACGGCACCCGACACATCATCGAAGAGATGAACAAGGCGGGGCACGGCATCCGCTCGATTTTTATCTGCGGCGGCGGAGCGAAAAACCCCGTCTTTTTGCGTGAACATGCCGACATCACCGGTTGCGAGCTGATCCTCCCGGCGGAGCCCGAGGCGGTGCTGTTGGGTGCGGCGGTGCTGGGCGCGGTGGCCTCGGGGGAATGGCCCTCGGTTGAGAAGGCGATTGCCATGATGAATGTAGCGGGGCGTCGTATCCGGCCGAAAGGCGGAAAAACGGGAGCGTATCACGATTTGAAATACAAAGTGTTTCACCGCATGCACGCGGACTTCAAGGCCTGCCGGCGTTTGATGGCGCCGGCGGCCGGAGGTTAA
- a CDS encoding dihydrodipicolinate synthase family protein, producing MNFAASSVQYRGIIPPMATPLRARDELDVPGLERLIEHMLAGGVHGLFVLGTTGEAPGLSYRLRRELIERTCRQVAGRVPVLVGVTDTSMVEALGLARVSQENGVNALVVAPPYYFPNSQPELTEYIQHLAAELPLPFFLYNMPSHTKTVFDLETVRRAMALPNVIGMKDSSANMVYYHQLVRLLPERRDWTLLMGPEELLAESVLLGGHGGVCGGANLCPQLYVELYEAAVARDLARVAELHARVMHISSTLYRVGRHGSAFIKGLKCALSESGICDDFMTEPFHRFREPERAQVRERLAELGLLREAVRA from the coding sequence ATGAACTTTGCCGCCTCTTCCGTTCAGTATCGTGGAATCATTCCGCCGATGGCGACGCCGTTGCGCGCGCGTGACGAGCTCGACGTGCCCGGGCTGGAGCGGTTGATCGAGCACATGCTGGCGGGAGGCGTGCATGGGCTTTTTGTGCTCGGCACGACGGGGGAAGCTCCGGGGCTGAGCTACCGGTTGCGACGCGAGTTGATCGAGCGCACCTGCCGGCAGGTGGCCGGCCGCGTTCCGGTGTTGGTCGGCGTGACGGACACGTCGATGGTGGAAGCACTGGGGCTGGCGCGGGTGTCACAGGAAAACGGAGTGAACGCGTTGGTGGTGGCTCCACCGTATTATTTTCCGAACAGCCAGCCCGAACTCACCGAATACATCCAGCACCTCGCGGCGGAACTGCCACTGCCGTTCTTTCTCTACAATATGCCGTCGCACACGAAGACCGTGTTCGACTTGGAGACGGTGCGTCGTGCGATGGCGCTGCCCAACGTGATCGGCATGAAAGACAGCTCGGCGAACATGGTTTATTATCACCAACTGGTGCGCCTGCTGCCCGAGCGTCGTGATTGGACGCTGCTGATGGGACCCGAGGAGCTGCTCGCGGAGTCGGTGTTGTTGGGCGGCCATGGCGGCGTGTGTGGCGGAGCCAATCTATGTCCGCAGCTTTATGTCGAGCTTTACGAGGCGGCGGTGGCGCGGGATTTGGCGCGCGTGGCCGAACTCCATGCGAGGGTCATGCACATTTCCTCCACGCTTTATCGAGTGGGCCGGCATGGTTCGGCGTTCATCAAAGGCCTGAAGTGCGCGCTGAGCGAGTCGGGTATCTGCGACGATTTTATGACCGAGCCTTTTCACCGATTCCGCGAGCCGGAACGGGCGCAGGTGCGCGAACGACTCGCCGAGCTTGGATTGCTGCGCGAGGCCGTCCGCGCGTGA
- a CDS encoding polysaccharide deacetylase family protein, producing the protein MITTPRLSRLLAFTVFVSLAAHLHAAVGDTRVANWKDDRTAVFMLMFDDSWPSHFQVAVPELEKRDLIATFYICPDKGEFKTQAGSWDKVAKSKMVFANHTMTHQGVKDMANAEYEIGGCTHAIHKLQPGKENRLISFGMPGVGPGKWNITGPQLKALLEKHNLISRPTFDGHGAVYHQKTLEEMTALAEKGIAKKDVEYLVVHGVERITPNWGYQDMWPLKQSIFFPLLDYLKDKQDKRELWVTDHISCHQYKTERETATVKTLKVLANGIQLELKSSADPKLYDLPLTLVTEVPANWRTCNISQGGATPVTATAVNGKLTFDALPNGPPISIWPAQ; encoded by the coding sequence ATGATTACCACCCCTCGCCTCAGTCGCCTCCTCGCGTTCACCGTCTTCGTCTCCCTCGCCGCGCATCTGCACGCCGCCGTCGGCGACACCCGCGTCGCCAACTGGAAGGATGACCGCACTGCCGTGTTCATGCTGATGTTCGACGACAGCTGGCCGAGCCACTTTCAAGTCGCCGTCCCCGAACTCGAAAAGCGCGATCTAATCGCGACTTTTTATATCTGCCCTGATAAAGGTGAGTTCAAAACCCAAGCCGGTTCATGGGACAAAGTCGCGAAATCAAAAATGGTTTTCGCCAACCACACCATGACTCACCAGGGGGTCAAAGATATGGCCAATGCCGAATACGAAATCGGCGGATGCACGCACGCCATCCACAAGCTTCAGCCCGGAAAAGAGAACCGCCTCATCTCGTTTGGCATGCCCGGAGTAGGCCCCGGCAAGTGGAACATCACCGGCCCGCAGTTGAAGGCGTTACTGGAGAAACATAATCTCATCAGCCGTCCGACTTTTGACGGACACGGAGCCGTTTATCACCAGAAGACTCTTGAAGAAATGACCGCGCTGGCCGAGAAGGGCATCGCCAAAAAAGACGTCGAATACCTGGTCGTTCACGGCGTCGAACGTATAACCCCCAACTGGGGTTATCAGGACATGTGGCCGCTCAAGCAGTCCATTTTCTTCCCGCTTCTCGACTACTTGAAAGACAAGCAGGACAAGCGCGAACTCTGGGTCACCGACCACATCTCCTGCCACCAATACAAAACCGAGCGCGAGACCGCGACCGTGAAGACCCTCAAGGTCCTCGCCAACGGCATCCAGCTTGAGCTCAAGTCCTCCGCCGATCCGAAGCTCTACGACCTGCCGCTCACCCTCGTCACCGAGGTCCCCGCCAACTGGCGCACGTGCAACATCTCGCAAGGCGGTGCCACCCCGGTCACTGCTACCGCCGTCAACGGCAAGCTCACGTTCGACGCCCTACCCAACGGCCCGCCCATTAGCATCTGGCCGGCCCAGTAA